The following proteins are co-located in the Sporolactobacillus pectinivorans genome:
- a CDS encoding DUF5063 domain-containing protein, with the protein MNKARTRDFYKSANDFCDFVDLLGRCKNRNKFNKLLKNLLRLYHKGLDLPQVTLETSKSTKVDVSYPKLKIKKYDTYWEVFNPYQPDEPIQGSLTDDISDIYHDLKEGISLYEQKKYKEAVWHWKFNFEMHWGAHAIDAMRALHYLINRDIYLA; encoded by the coding sequence ATGAATAAAGCCAGAACACGAGACTTTTACAAATCAGCCAATGACTTCTGCGATTTTGTTGATTTACTGGGCAGGTGCAAAAACCGTAATAAATTTAATAAACTTCTTAAAAATCTCTTACGTTTATATCACAAAGGGCTGGATTTACCGCAAGTTACTCTTGAAACTTCAAAGTCTACCAAAGTGGACGTGTCCTATCCCAAATTGAAGATAAAGAAATACGATACCTATTGGGAAGTATTCAATCCCTACCAGCCAGACGAACCAATTCAAGGGAGCCTGACTGATGATATTTCAGACATATACCATGACTTAAAAGAGGGCATTTCTTTGTACGAGCAAAAGAAATATAAGGAGGCAGTCTGGCATTGGAAATTTAACTTTGAAATGCACTGGGGAGCCCACGCCATTGATGCTATGCGTGCATTACATTATTTGATCAATCGGGATATTTATCTCGCATAA
- a CDS encoding PaaX family transcriptional regulator C-terminal domain-containing protein, translating to MLSLEKQLLYILMRKPNIEVSELLGIYRGRDYSAQSIRNAISRLKKSGYIDHRGRAYFLTASGSHFIKAFQDKLLLKDHDWNGSWQLVVYQIPEPLRRARNTLRQELTDLGYGQLFQSVFISPHDQSLSVRQIFSDLNIQPYVNIFSGHFIYGDVKTRMQEIWDLKKIESLYVDFISWTKDKSVSWVKQESIDSWDAFFHVLELGERFGAILLKDPMLPAQFLPMNWPGGEAWKTYRLLFTKLAASVADNQEIIKLIKDDVGEKLVKPV from the coding sequence TTGCTTTCATTGGAAAAACAGCTTTTATATATCCTGATGAGAAAACCCAATATTGAAGTGTCTGAACTGCTTGGCATTTATCGGGGGAGGGATTATTCTGCCCAATCTATCCGGAACGCCATTTCCCGATTAAAAAAATCCGGATATATTGATCACCGGGGGCGCGCTTACTTTCTGACTGCCAGCGGATCCCATTTTATCAAAGCCTTTCAGGACAAGCTTTTGCTTAAGGATCACGATTGGAATGGCAGCTGGCAGCTGGTGGTGTACCAGATACCCGAGCCACTCAGACGAGCCCGCAACACACTGAGGCAGGAGCTGACGGATCTTGGATATGGCCAGCTCTTCCAGAGTGTCTTCATCTCACCTCACGATCAAAGTCTCTCCGTCAGGCAGATTTTTTCAGATCTCAATATCCAGCCTTACGTGAATATTTTTTCAGGGCATTTCATTTATGGAGATGTGAAAACGAGAATGCAGGAGATTTGGGATCTGAAAAAAATAGAATCCTTGTACGTTGACTTTATTTCGTGGACAAAAGATAAGAGCGTTTCTTGGGTGAAGCAGGAATCCATTGATTCCTGGGATGCATTCTTTCATGTTCTGGAATTGGGGGAGCGTTTTGGAGCTATTTTACTGAAAGATCCGATGCTGCCGGCTCAATTTTTGCCGATGAACTGGCCTGGGGGAGAAGCCTGGAAAACGTATCGTCTTCTTTTCACAAAGCTGGCTGCTTCTGTTGCAGATAATCAGGAAATCATTAAACTGATCAAAGATGATGTTGGGGAAAAGCTGGTTAAGCCGGTTTGA